Genomic DNA from Manihot esculenta cultivar AM560-2 chromosome 15, M.esculenta_v8, whole genome shotgun sequence:
CTTACGTGATTCTCTTTTATCTTTTCTTGCaattatctttataattttggattattaacttaataataatattaatgggGTACAAAGCAGGGATTGTTTTGTGTTAAGAATTTACAACTAGGTTTAGTAATCTTTTATCTCTaggattataatatatattcaaCTTCGTTGAGAATTTGGAAATGGTTTGGACTAAAATCGAATCTCTAGAACAATAAAGAATCATTTATTGTATATatgatataatatataattgacTGTTGATATTAGAAATTACTAATAGATAATTATTTAGTAAGTCTCAActtgttaaatattaaatagttaaCAGTTcataataaattgatttttgtATGAACAGTTTAccttctaaaaattaattaactattataaaattttgaaaccataaatttattattctcAAAATAGTCcataataaattgatttttgtATAAACAGTTTACCTTCCCACAGTTGATTAAccattataaaattttgaaaccataaatttattatccacaaaataataagaatatcaTAGAAAATAATgcaataaaaaatacataaaagttttcaaatgaggaaattCGAATATTCCTAGAGTTTTATTAATATGAAGCAccgataatttttttcattttctggcagtcttttattatatgattttgaattattaacttaataataatgttaatggaatataaatatatcttttattatatgattttgaattataaaaaaaattatatatgatatatttattttatattatttagttaggACTAAAACAACCAAATGCTCTATGTGTGTAAGAGAGATGCTTGACCATTTCAACTGCTACAAGTAGTTACTTGTAAAATTTAGCTGGCAAATCATTTTCTTACAAGTAAAGCTGCGGTGTCCATGTCCATTGTACCATTTAAAAGTAGCCCATGGTTTTAGCAAATCAAAATCTTTCCTTAGCAAATCAAAATCTTTCCTTAAcaaaacaaaaacataaaagatTAAGGTGGCTGTTATTTTTAATGTTATGTCTCACAGGCCAAGGACATTGACTTCAATCTTTTTCTTTGAGTTAAATTTGTAATCATCTTCACATGAAAGCGTATCTTTTTATGAATTTTCAATACAAAGTTGGAGTTGGTGAGAAGATTGGTTGGAATGTAATAGAAATGGTGTGAGATCAACATCATCACACCCTTTTGTTCTATTTCTTATGCACCTTTCATGAAAATGTGACCCTCTTCTTTTAGGAGAATGAAACGTGATCGTTTTTCTAACTTttaatttctttcattttataaCATGAAGAtctaagtttttttttcttttaactgcAACATCATTTGCATTAAAGCTAATTTGAGCAAAAGATGACTtagattttaatgaaattacGGTATGAGTTTCCACCTTGAATTTAACTGCGATTCGAATATTAAAAATCCAGCGATAATCAAATCTTATATTTTgtgtaaatattattattaaaaaattaaatcaacacCAACCTcatattgtatttttaattataaaatttaacttcaATTCATAATACAACATTATTGAGagtacaatttaaaaaattattgttaagtTTGTAACAGTTTATTTGGATCTGTCTCTGAATCGAAAATAAAGTATGAACTTagagataatatttttaaaaaataacctattcaGAATATATATTTGAGCTTatgaatttacttttaatttaaattataaatataaaaaataactaaatcgAGTCGATAATATTAACCGAATTTAGCTAATattgcataattaatttaaaggtaaaaaattaaaaaaatagagattgtatttttttaaataaataaataaaaaaaatcgttTAACAAATATAAAAGCTCTGTGCATTTAAACAGTCTAAGTATCAATCATAGATAGTAGATGATAACGGCGAAAGTggagaaatagataaataaagtagaaaaaacCAAACTTCAATCTTGGATCTTGAATTATCATGCACATACAATAGAGAAAACAACATAAACAATTAAAAGactatttttagaaatataattaTACTGTTAGGGGGCGATAATTAGGGCTGTttcgaactgaaccgaaccgaaaaaatcgattataataatataaccgaactgaatcgataaaaatcggttcagttcgattctattcaaaccgaaatctgtaattttttttaattttctgcttttaatttcaataaaataatttaataaatattgtttgaatacataataataataataatacttaaaaaattcataaaaatctatataaaatttaaaaatatatataaaatccgTATTTCTATGTATAAAAtcgatttttcaatttttcagttatttaacacatttaaaccgaaccgaactgaaaaccgaataaattgaaaaatactaatcgaaccgaaccgaactttTCGATTAACCAAACCATTAAACCGAaattaatcgattcggttcaatttttcaATTCAGACCGATTTATGCTCTCCCAGGGATAatcataaattttgaaaaattatttttttataaacagcAAATCAGATATAGTTGGAtgtcgaaaaaaaaaaataaatacatcaACAGTTGtgaattaaaatatcaaaagttGGTGTTCAATTATTGAATTAAAcagttattaaattatataagataataaataatattatatgcaaaattataaatagcAATTGAGCAAGCTGATGAAATCATGGGCATTAATGTAGATGCATGGCCACTTCAAATTCTCACCTAACTAAGGGTTATTCTCTCCCACCATCGGTTCAGCTGTGTGTAAATGAAGTTTAATTTTGATTTGGCTCTCCGAATAAATTCTCACCTAATTTATTGAGtaaattacatttaaaaattttaataataaaatcatttaacCTTTCTTATAAAATTAGTCAATTGTCTATTTGAGTTTACCCATTAAAGTCTCAATTTTAGCTTTAAAGTTTTAGAGTTTTGTTGGTTCGccgaaaataatttatatttaaaaggtattttttatgaaaaatatttttaataaaataatttattttttacttatttttaattttaaaaataaaatatattaataaatttatatataaaatttttaatatatgtaaaattattttttatttaaaaaaagttattttttaagattatttaattttttaatcagaaaaatattttttattaattaaaattttaatacattaaatattaaaaaacagtaaaaaatattttttgtaaataaaCTGAGTTTAAATCTATCATTTTATGCCTTTCGAGCAACTCCTTATACAATTTTTACGGTAACATCTTCTTCAGCGAGATGTTGCACATCTCCAAGAATTATGAATGTGACAATTATGTCACAGACGCATTTAAGCATTGCGTCTATGTGGCACTCGGACAAGTTCCAAGAAGGTTACAGCCTGCCAAAATTATTCTCAGTGATGTGctgattttgataaatttttactttttttcattctacttaaatttttaatacatcaaatattaaaaaatataaaaatattttttgtaaaataaatagaagttaaatttattattttacttgCTAAATTTATTTTCGGTGATGGTGCTGGTTTTGATAAACTTTTACTTTTTCATTCTACTCAACTTTAGAGTTTTcttcattataaatatttaaatttttttattgaaattttttaaataaaaaatgggTATTTAAATCTGAGTTTATCAAACAAAAATATGTGATTAGCTGCTACAACAACAGGTAAAAGATACTTTCATAGCAATCAAATGAAagttgaataatttttaaaaaatgaattaaagtTAAGTGATTAAATTACgaatacaattaaaattaatagactaCAGATGAAAATTACTAAAAATAGAGGGTCGCAATAACTTGTTAATTCACAAGAAAATggtcagaattttttttttcattttatggaACCACTTGTGAAAATATTATGTAATACCGATAATTCtacataatataataaattaataaaaattaaatgaatagataaatataatttaaaaataaatgagtgaaatgtgaaaaaatataactaactacaaattttattttataaaaaataattaattttatataaatatctttattttattttatatcatataaaatatttacgaATACAATAATTCTAattgaatataataatttaacatATATTGCTCTTTTcgtttaataatttttgttgTATCTTTCTATattcatatgttttaaaaaattatctattttttatgttatagttaaaaaataaatttattaatataattttatttaattttttaacataatctttcaataattatttattattttcaaatgaAAATTCAAATTACCTGTTTACATATATATTCATCACACAAACTCCAATGACacttagtattattattattattatttttgccaAAGGAGAGTTCATTATTAGATAGGAGGCCAGAGTCTAGAGCATTATTAGGTCTAAAAACAAACTCAAAACAAGGTATGGTATTGCAATTATCAAGCCTAAAGCCCAAATTGCCTAAAAAGCCCCACAACAAAAATCCTAATCTCAGACCCGGAAATAACCCGGAAGAGACCTAGAAGCTGGATCTAAAATGCCATCTCCAGTGTCGTCCATTTCCTGAACAAACTAAAAGTGATCCATTAGCAGCAAGGTCACCATTTGCCTGATCTGGCATCCTCTATCTCTTCGTAGCAAGGCCTCAAACAGCCGAGGCATGAAAGGCACAAAAAATAAAGCTCCACACAACAATTCTtcaataattttatcaaatgaatttaaattaatggtTGATTATGAAATCTGTATCGGCCTACCCCAAACCTCTTTAATCCAAATACTGCCTGTGTTCCCAAAACTGATTACTGCAACGCTTCGGACCAACGTAGGCTTTTTAAAGGTGCATTTCGGGGTCAGAGTTAAGACCAATCCCGGTCCAGGCCCGTGGATTTCCGGCCTAAAACGCCTCAAGCATCGTCGTGTGGAAAAATGAGGGAAAAAAATACAAAGGCGTGGACAACGACACGTTGCAAAAAGGTCACGAACCCTAAAGCCACCACGTAATAATGTCAGGCGGTGTACCCCACGAGAAATGAACGCGCGTAGAAGACCCATCACTCTTCTGCTATCAAGAACGGGAAGCTAGTAAAACCGCCTTGAGCTCACCGGGTCTCCCGCAGGAAGCTTATAGAGCAGCCCCGGTCCCTAGATATACAGTGAAAAGAGCTTGGTGATCATTCTCTCTTCCAATAAAAACACCCTAGAAATCACAGAGATCATGGACATGCAGAGTGAATTCGATAGGATACTCTTCTTCGAGCACGCTCGCAAGACCGCCGAGGCTACCTACGTTAAGGACCCTCTCGATGCGGAGGTTCATTTCTTCTTCATTGTTGTGATAGCTTGCTATTAttgaatgtattttttttttatcttcgaTGTTAATTTGTTTATTAGTGACAAATGGAGAAACAAAGGTTCGGCGAATGGTTATTTTGTGACATCGAATAATTTGAGTTTAATGGAATTATTCTCTTGCAATTATTGTTTGGTTTTGTAATTGTTGGTTTTTAGTGCGACAtgaaatttatgtatttattttcttttaataatgatttttcGACAGAATCTAACGAGGTGGGGAGGTGCTCTGCTGGAGTTGTCTCAATTTCAGAATGTTCCAGATTCCAAAAAAATGATACTAGGTTCGGTGCTTAAGGAATTAGTTTTGTTGTTCATGATTGAAAATggaatgaaataatttaaatcagAGTGGCAGCTAGCAGAGGCTCTTTTTGTTTCTGTGGAGAACATGTTTTGCATTTTGTGTTGTTTGGGGCACTCAAGAAATGCGTTAATAGAAAATATGTTTTTGGTCAGAGGGAAAATTATGTCATTTTTAAGGAAACGAGTTTATCTAAAAAAGTAGTCATTTTTATATGTGAATTTTATTAGAACTGCAACACTTCCTGTATACGAAGTTATTAACACTCTTGATTTCCTAAAATTGCAATGAAACAATGGAAAATATGCTATTTTCTTGAAGATAATTTCCttgaaaatatatttcatatgTAAGTTATTTTCTATGAAACAAATGGAGTTCCCACAATTTTGCACTCACTAATATGAAGTCTGAAGTAGATTCATGGTAGGAAATTGcccacaaattaaaaaaaagggatTATTTCAAAGTAGGTGTTGAAtttaagctagtttctttgctAATAGCTTTGAAGCATAATTGTTTGTCTGTCAAATGGTTGTGGAGTggtaaatttttcatttttgggtTGATTGATTGATTGGTTAATTATACAGATGGCATATCAAAGCTGGAGGAAGCATTGGTGGTTCAGCCAAAGAAACATGAAACTCTTTGGTGCCTAGGAAATGCTCATACTTCTTTTGCATTTTTAACCCCTGATCAGGATGAGGCTAAGGAGTCTTTTGAAAAAGCATCTGTCTTCTTTCAGCAAGCTGTTGATGAGGTATTCTTCTCGTGAAAGCTCAATGAGTCTATGGTGTTTATAGGTTGTgtgtttatttatattttttaaacaatttGGTGCATGATGAAAACAGTTTTGCTTTCTTGTAGGATCCAGAGAATGAAATATATCGCAAGTCCTTAGAAGTGACTGCTAAGGTACTTCATTGTTTGTTTGTTAGAAAAAGAGAATCTAATTTTTTGATTAAATCTTTTTAGTTAGTTGATTTACAGATTGTACAATTAAATATGAACACTTCAAGGAAATCTAGGTTGAAAATTCTCTTGACTTGAAAATTTAGAGTAAGCAGCTTCTTTTGTTTGTCATTCTGAGGTTATGTTGCAATGAGAAAAGATCAATATTGTTTCCATGGTCATCTGGGGATGCTATGGTTAATTGGTTATACTCATGCGTTGTACATATACCTGACTGTTGGGTATACATTGTTCACCATTACAAAATGCAGTTTGTATCATTGATTCCATTTTATTGCAATAGCGGCTTCTTTTGTTTGTCATTCTGAGGTTTATGTTGCAACGAGAAAAGATCAGTATTGTTTCCATGGTCATCTGGAGATGCTATGGTTAATTGGTTACACTCGTACGCTTTACATATACCTGACTGTTGGTTCTACTTTGTTCACTGTTACAAAATGCAGTTCATATCATTGATTCTATTTTATTGTTAATCTTGATGCACTAAAATGTCAAATTACCAACTCTCATTGTATATTGGGAACATGTTGTAACACATAAGACATAGCTGCAACTTCATCTGCATTTTGCCCCATGCTAATGGGCTTGATATAGGAATAGAGGCCTGTACAGCAGCAGATGTATGTAACTATACTTGTATACAGATGTATTGAACAGTGGAATTATTTCCACGGGctgtatattatatttatttcttagTGAGGTCCTTAGAATTTGTGGAAATGTTGTTAGTTCTTAGCTGGGTTTTACATTTCAGCCAGCTCATAATTGAAAGCAGAGATACCAGCACAGTATGGCCTGTGTTGGTTCCACTTTTCAAAATCTCTGTTGTATCAGCCTGTCATAACTGATGGACTCCAGCATGGCCATTATTGATGTTTTGGGCAGCAAAGGGGAAGGATTAGGCAAGTATCTAGAGGGAAGATATAACCTTTGTTTCTTTCTTCCTCTTTTCAGATCCATAGGGGGCGTTTATTACGGTTATTATTTTGAAGAGAGAAGGGGGGGCGGGAATTctgttgttttatttatttgttattattgtttttattttttaaaaactcttATGTCTATGGGCTTTTGATTCTTGCAAAACCCTTTGCCTAGTAGGCTTTCATTCAAGCTGGTAGATGGGTTACTTGTTTCTGTCTATTATATTTGTAACATATAAAAGATGTTAAAAGTTGTACTAATATAATAAGCTTGATAGCCAAtttaaaaacattccattacaATATTATTCGAGAAAATATATTCATGTGTATGCTAATGTAGCATGTCAAAATTATTTTTCCCCAACTAAATTACTAATGGCTTTTTAGACATTGAgattatatatatgtgtatgtgtATGTATGCATATTTAAGAATGATATATTGCATATTTTAAACATTTATTGAAACTAAAATCTATATTTTAACTTAATAGCTAgtttagaatatttttattacaattatatcAACGAAAATAGATTCATGTTTCTAATAATGTAGCATGTCATAATCTCTCCCCGCCCCCACCACACAAAATAGCTTTATTAGATGTTGACATGATTGATTTGTTGTATATTTAGTTGAACATTTATTTAGAATAGGAATTTGAGTCATTTTGCTACTTTCcaacagaagaagaagatagtGCCAGTCTGAACTATTAACTCGTTGGGTTAATTTGGTATTGCATTTTGGAGCAGCAGAAGCTGCTACTCAGAGAAACACCTTTCTAGATGTTGCCAGCAAAAGCAGTTTGAAATTGTTATTTAGCATGTTTGGAGTATTTGTGACTAAAACATTTGAAGTTCAACTTAAAAAACAAACTTTAATGGCCTGtggttaattaatatttttacagtGCTTTTCTTTTAGCAGTAGCTCAAGAGCTATGCCAAACTAGCCCTTAGGCTATGACGCCCTGGAATGGCCTTATTGCAAGTTTGCAGCTGCAATTTAAAATGTTGGTCTTTCAGTTTTTTGGAAAATTTAGTTCATTTTTTGGTTaggttttttttagttttttttttaattcaaattttcgGTTTTTGGGTTCGGTTTAGTCATTCTCCCAAAGGCTTCTGCAATCTTGCACTTTTGCTTTCagatcttctttcttcttcttgaaATTATTTCTCTTCGCCTTTCATGATCTTAGTCCTttctttcttcctcttctcaTTAATTTCTTGATGTTGGCTCTAGGAATGTTGTTTTTATTTCCTGAGTTGTGGCTTAGATCTGAGCTATCCGTCCTCATTGCTCGTCAATGCCTGGAGTCATCACTGCGCGTTGCACCTTGATTCCTCATTGGCGTTGGTCCTTGTTGCTTATCGCCCCTTTCTTTCTCGTCAATCtcgctcctagctcatctgagATTGAGAGTAGAGGCAGATCTGCCTTTGCATGTGGATTATTTTGAGAATTGTACACTGATTGAGAATTTTATTCATATGGATTATCTGTATCTAGACTTTGTTTTTCTATACCTTTTAGGTTTCAGACTACGTTTTGTGCAGTTGATCATTATATTGAATTTGTTCATATCTTTAGGCTCCAGAATTACACATGGAGATTCATAAGCACGGTTTAGCTCAACAGGCTATGGGGGCTGCACCTGCTTCTGGACCTTCAACTTCATCAAGTGCTAAGGtaacctttttattttattttcttttcatctttgaGACTAATTTGTCATCTCTGGAGCCTTTTATcgttattcaattttttagttACACTGTTATCTGGCGGGGTCCATAGTAATATCTTTTTGGCTGAAACATGGTTTAAAATGTTGGGTGTTGCATGTTTCACTCTAGTGGTTCAGTGCATATGCCTCTTCTATTATGGTTGAAGTACCATGAATTTATTTACTGCCTTTCTGTGTTCGAACATGCATATGGATATGAGCAGGCATGCTTGGCGGAGTACATATTCAATGTGCTTATTATTGGTCATGTTTGATGACCTCGTGCTATTCTTGTAATCCTTGGCTACCCTTTCGCATTGATACATCTATAACTTGGTGTTTTAATATCAGTGTTACTTTGTCCGTTCCCAGGGttcaaagaagaagaacaaaAGCAGTGATCTCAAGTATGACATAGGTGGGTGGATAATTCTAGCTGTTGGCATTGTTGCTTGGATTGGATTTGCAAAATCTCAAATGCTTCCACCGCCTCCGCCACCTCCAAGATAAGCAAGCAAAGTGGTTCATTTCTCGGAACTGTCCGACGGAGCTTTTGGATGGTCTGTGAACATGTGAGAAACATAGGGTGTTTCATTGTTAGTTGATTTTGACCTTGTGTTTTTCAGTGTAAACTGATAGCTAAAGCTTAGGGGTTACCTTCAATATGAAATATCAACTTTTGCCTGGCGACAGGTTTTAAGGAGCTGGTTTTTTGAATGTGCTGCATGTCAGTGCATAAGCCGTTGGCTTCAATTTGTCATTCTCAATTATATGTGAAGTTGATTGGGTACTTCATGGCATTTGAACATCACCATAATTGGCAGCCACGCGAACTCGGTGGTTCGGGGTGGCAATGTACTCCAGGGTTTGTATAATCGAAATTGGTCGGATTTGAGTTGAAAAATAATACATGTGTGATGTGACTgtcttaagttagtttatggTGTTTATGGTTTGATATTCATTATTCAAACTATTcatatgaataattaattaaatggaTTTTGCTCCATATTAGTGAATGGAAAAGATAAGAAAGGAAGAGATGGTAATAATTTGaatgagtttaatttttttttttggtcaaagatcaaataaatttaaaatttctttttgtttcaatGGAAGAATATTTCTTTTACTTCATCAAAGGATATCATAGGTGTCCTATGATATGTGATTTTAAAATTGGAGTCTGccaaatagagagagagagttagAGGTCTAAGAGGATTATATTCATCTTTTACTTCATCAAAGATGTTCCACAATATGTGATTTTGAAATTGGAGTTTAGGTCTATCGAGATTGATTTAGTGTTAAGTGTTTATAAAGATTGATTCAGTGTTGTCGAAACTCCGACGCTTAACTGATCAAGAAATTTTAATCTATCAAAAGTAAAGAGTAAGTTGATTTCAAAAGTAAAGAGTGTTAAGTGTTTATTAAGATTAATTCAGTGTTAAGTGTTTATTAAGATTAATTCAGTGTTAAATTAAAGTTGATTTAAGATTAAAGTTGATTTTAAAAGTAAAGAATGTTAAgtgtttattaaaattaattgagtgTTGTCGAAATTCTGACCGAGAAATTTTAAGATGAaagttgattttaaaaataaaagagtgtTTAAGTGTTTATCAAGATTGATTCAGTGTTGTTGAAACTCTGAAACTTAATTGATTATGAAATTTTAAGATGGAAAGTGGagaaaagaaaggagaaaaaaaaaattatgctcAATTAATCTATACTTCATAAGTAAAGTTGCAaagaggagaaaagaaaaaaaaaaaaaaattatgctcAACTGATCTGGAAGTTTTAGAATGAGAATTGTATCAAGATATTCAAGTTAGTaaagatatttaattttgttGATTAGTTGAAGTAGTAGTTGCTATGTAACTTATTCAGTTAGCTAGTTAGTTGAGGCTGACATCAGCTAGACTCCACTTGT
This window encodes:
- the LOC110600829 gene encoding mitochondrial import receptor subunit TOM20; this encodes MDMQSEFDRILFFEHARKTAEATYVKDPLDAENLTRWGGALLELSQFQNVPDSKKMILDGISKLEEALVVQPKKHETLWCLGNAHTSFAFLTPDQDEAKESFEKASVFFQQAVDEDPENEIYRKSLEVTAKAPELHMEIHKHGLAQQAMGAAPASGPSTSSSAKGSKKKNKSSDLKYDIGGWIILAVGIVAWIGFAKSQMLPPPPPPPR